From a single Pasteurella atlantica genomic region:
- the rhuM gene encoding virulence protein RhuM/Fic/DOC family protein yields the protein MQSDLLIYKDDNGNVAIDVRLEDETVWLSQAQMAELFEKDVRTINEHIKNVFNEQELEEIATIRKFRIVRQEGSRQIKREIEHYNLDMIISIGYRVKSRQGVAFRRWATSRLKDYLIKGYAINQQRLLQNSQELQQALALIQKTANSSELTVESGRGLVDIVSRYTQTFLWLQQYDEGLLTEPKTQLGGELPSVEQARIGLSELKQQLISRGEASELFGRERDDGLSAILGNLSQSVFGEPAYPSIEEKAAHLLYFIVKNHPFSDGNKRSGAFLFVDFLHRNNRLFNTDGNVVINDTGLAALTLLVAESDPKQKETLIKLIIHMLKK from the coding sequence ATGCAAAGTGATTTACTGATTTATAAAGATGATAATGGCAATGTTGCAATAGATGTGCGTTTAGAAGATGAAACTGTTTGGCTATCACAAGCTCAAATGGCGGAATTGTTTGAAAAAGATGTTAGAACAATTAATGAACATATCAAAAATGTTTTTAATGAGCAAGAATTAGAGGAAATTGCAACTATCCGGAAATTCCGGATAGTTCGTCAAGAGGGTAGTAGGCAAATTAAAAGAGAGATAGAACATTATAATTTAGATATGATTATCTCAATTGGTTATCGTGTGAAATCTAGGCAGGGTGTTGCATTTCGCCGCTGGGCAACCTCTCGATTAAAAGATTATTTGATTAAGGGTTATGCGATTAATCAACAGCGTTTACTACAAAATAGTCAAGAATTACAACAAGCCCTTGCACTTATTCAAAAAACAGCAAATTCATCTGAATTAACTGTAGAGAGTGGTAGAGGTTTGGTGGATATTGTTAGTCGTTATACGCAAACTTTTTTGTGGCTACAACAGTATGATGAAGGGTTATTGACTGAACCTAAAACACAACTAGGTGGGGAGTTGCCTAGTGTTGAACAGGCTCGTATAGGATTAAGTGAGTTAAAACAACAATTGATATCTCGAGGCGAAGCATCAGAATTATTTGGACGTGAGCGAGATGATGGGTTAAGTGCAATTTTAGGTAACCTTAGTCAAAGTGTTTTTGGCGAGCCTGCTTATCCAAGTATTGAAGAAAAAGCCGCTCATTTACTCTATTTTATCGTTAAGAATCACCCATTTTCAGATGGCAACAAGCGTAGTGGCGCATTTCTTTTTGTTGATTTTTTACATCGTAACAATAGACTATTTAATACTGATGGTAATGTTGTGATTAATGATACAGGATTAGCTGCACTAACCTTGCTGGTGGCTGAATCTGATCCAAAACAAAAAGAGACTTTGATTAAACTGATTATACATATGTTAAAAAAATAA
- a CDS encoding immunity 22 family protein: MNNNVVCVWIGYFSSEEELYDNYLSFNYENEEVSHLCKDTGLDYYDEDFIESWWFETLEINNLLNNKDYLFDSKYFFDELIAKLKELDLSQYNSISFLFGTQDQNENLFAYQGMTMKNAPIQFVFKKEYVK; the protein is encoded by the coding sequence ATGAATAATAATGTGGTTTGTGTTTGGATTGGATATTTCAGCTCTGAAGAAGAGTTATATGATAACTATTTAAGTTTTAATTATGAAAATGAAGAAGTATCCCATTTATGTAAAGATACAGGTTTAGATTATTATGATGAGGATTTTATTGAAAGTTGGTGGTTTGAAACCTTAGAAATAAATAATTTATTGAATAATAAAGATTATTTATTTGATTCTAAGTATTTTTTTGATGAACTTATTGCAAAATTAAAAGAGCTAGATTTATCTCAATATAATTCCATTTCATTTTTATTTGGTACACAAGATCAAAATGAAAATTTATTTGCTTATCAGGGAATGACGATGAAAAATGCACCCATTCAATTTGTATTTAAAAAGGAATATGTGAAATGA
- the tldD gene encoding metalloprotease TldD — protein sequence MLNTVSQRLLAPSGLELSKLHNILDMFSTRQIDYGDLFFQLSMDENWSLEDSIIKEGGFYIDRGVGVRAVAGEKTGFAYTDQINFNQLEQCANAARSITNESGHLNIQSFKQTNAIIRYPSINPLETMSREKKVELLHLVDKTARAEDPRVIQVNAGLSALYEEMLITATDGTVAADIRPLVRLSISVLVEQNGKRERGGTGAGGRFSLNYFLEPNSQGEVRAIYMAKEAVRQALVNLNAITAPAGVMPIILGAGWPGILLHEAVGHGLEGDFNRKKSSLFTGKIGQMVTSPLCTIVDDGTIADKRGSLTVDDEGVPSQRNVLIEKGILKGYMQDKLNARLMGVDPTGNGRRESYAHLPMPRMTNTYLTEGNSSFDEMIASVDKGLYAPHFSGGQVDITSGKFVFSTSEAYLIEKGKITKPVTGATLIGSGIEAMQQVSMVGKTMELDQGVGTCGKEGQSVPVGVGQPTVKLDKITVGGRG from the coding sequence ATGTTAAATACCGTATCTCAACGTTTACTTGCTCCAAGTGGGTTAGAATTATCAAAATTACATAATATCTTAGATATGTTCTCAACGCGTCAAATTGATTATGGGGATCTCTTTTTCCAGCTGAGTATGGATGAAAACTGGTCGTTAGAAGATAGTATTATTAAAGAAGGAGGATTTTATATTGATCGAGGCGTGGGTGTGCGAGCTGTTGCAGGGGAAAAAACAGGTTTTGCTTATACCGATCAGATCAATTTTAATCAGTTAGAACAATGTGCCAATGCCGCAAGAAGTATTACCAATGAAAGTGGACATTTAAATATTCAATCGTTTAAACAAACCAATGCGATTATTCGTTATCCTTCAATTAATCCTCTTGAAACAATGAGCCGTGAGAAAAAAGTTGAGTTATTGCATTTAGTTGATAAAACCGCACGAGCTGAAGATCCTCGAGTTATTCAAGTGAATGCAGGGCTTTCTGCATTATATGAAGAAATGTTAATTACAGCCACAGATGGCACAGTTGCCGCTGATATTCGCCCTTTAGTTCGTTTATCTATTTCTGTTCTAGTTGAACAAAATGGTAAACGAGAAAGAGGTGGCACGGGTGCAGGTGGACGATTCTCACTCAATTATTTTTTAGAACCCAATTCACAAGGTGAAGTAAGAGCCATTTATATGGCAAAAGAAGCTGTTCGCCAAGCATTAGTAAACTTAAATGCGATTACAGCACCTGCTGGTGTTATGCCAATTATTTTAGGGGCAGGTTGGCCAGGTATTTTATTACACGAGGCAGTGGGTCACGGTTTAGAAGGTGATTTCAACCGCAAAAAATCCTCGCTTTTCACGGGTAAAATTGGACAAATGGTGACTTCACCTCTTTGTACTATTGTGGATGATGGCACTATCGCAGATAAACGAGGCTCATTAACTGTTGATGATGAAGGCGTTCCTTCACAACGTAATGTGTTAATTGAAAAAGGCATTTTAAAAGGCTATATGCAAGATAAACTCAATGCTCGTTTAATGGGTGTTGATCCAACAGGTAATGGACGACGTGAGTCTTATGCACACTTACCTATGCCACGAATGACGAACACCTATTTAACGGAAGGAAATAGTAGCTTTGATGAGATGATTGCCTCTGTAGATAAAGGGTTATACGCCCCTCATTTTAGTGGTGGTCAAGTTGATATAACATCAGGAAAATTTGTATTTTCTACTTCTGAAGCTTATTTAATTGAAAAGGGCAAAATAACTAAACCAGTAACTGGGGCAACGTTAATTGGCAGTGGTATTGAAGCAATGCAACAAGTTTCAATGGTTGGTAAAACGATGGAATTAGATCAAGGTGTTGGAACTTGTGGAAAAGAAGGACAAAGTGTTCCTGTTGGCGTGGGGCAACCAACGGTTAAATTAGATAAAATTACTGTTGGAGGGCGTGGATAG
- a CDS encoding DUF1287 domain-containing protein, producing the protein MRFILLLLFSFFSTQLLALSGEQLVKDARSQIGKTLFYDPAYTKLTYPMGDVPMIKGVCTDVVIRALRKQGMDLQKLIHEDMQQHFNQYPKKWGLKKTDKNIDHRRVPNIATYFKRRGYEIKTDKFQSGDIVTWDLGRGITHIGIISDKKSGNVPLVIHNIGYGTQENNILYDFKITGIFRIPSK; encoded by the coding sequence ATGCGATTTATTCTTCTTTTATTATTTTCTTTTTTTAGTACTCAATTATTGGCTTTGTCTGGTGAGCAACTGGTTAAAGATGCTCGATCTCAAATTGGAAAAACACTGTTTTATGATCCTGCTTACACCAAACTCACATATCCAATGGGAGATGTGCCTATGATAAAAGGGGTGTGTACGGATGTGGTAATTCGAGCATTAAGAAAACAAGGTATGGATTTACAAAAACTTATTCACGAAGATATGCAACAGCATTTTAATCAATATCCTAAAAAATGGGGATTAAAAAAGACGGATAAAAATATCGATCACCGCCGAGTCCCTAATATAGCGACCTACTTTAAACGAAGAGGCTATGAAATTAAAACCGATAAGTTTCAAAGTGGTGATATTGTGACTTGGGATTTAGGGCGAGGTATTACGCATATTGGGATTATTTCAGATAAAAAATCAGGTAATGTTCCTTTAGTTATTCATAATATTGGTTATGGCACTCAAGAAAATAATATACTCTATGATTTTAAAATTACAGGTATTTTTCGAATTCCGAGTAAATAA